Sequence from the Thermomonas sp. HDW16 genome:
CGCATCCTCGAACGGCGTTTCGCCGTCGCGCAGCGAAACCTTGCCCAGTTTGGCCATTGCCGCCAGCTCCTCCGCGGAGGCCACCAGCACACGGATGCCACGGCGATTGACCAGCAACAGGCGCCCGGAGATCGGGCTGACCCAGGAGACTTTCGCGGGCTCGATCCTGTCGGCCGACGTCGCCAGCTGGATCCAGCTGCCGACCTGCAATTTGCGCATCCGCTCCAGCCCTGAAGGATCGAAATCCAGCCTGTCCGTGCCTGCTACCACTTCAAGCAGCGGTTCCGGCTCGGTCGATGCGACTGGCTCGGGGGCGACCTGCTGTTCGGGCAGATGCGTCGTGTTGTCTGCCGCGCGTTCACCGCCCGCCATGCGCACCAACGCGTCCTGCAAGGAATCGATAGCGGCGTCGGCGGCTCCACCGAGGCAGCCAGAGCTCGACAGGATTGCCTCGAATCCCTTGCGTGGCAGCGCGGGAATTTCCGCAGCCGGAGTACGCAGTTCCGCATGATCGAAGGCCAACAGCAGGTCATCGACTGCCTGCACGGCTTCCTCATAGCGTGGCGAACCGTGTCCGTCCCGCAGCATCACCTGGATTAGGTGGTGGGAAGCATAGCCTGAGAGGAATTCATTCATCACCGCTGGCAACTCGCGTTCGCCACGATGCTGGGCCAGTAGTGCATTGGTGGCACTGCGCGCGTGCTCCAGGCGCTCGCGCCCGCGCTGGGCTTCCGCCGCGCGCTTCTCCGCCAGTTCGAAGCGTTTGCGGTGTTGCGCCATGTAGGAACGCAACTCCTGCTCCAGGGTTTCGAAGATGGCGACGTCTTCGTTGAACTCGCTCACCAGTCGATCGATGGTGCTATCCACATGCCCCAGCAGTTCCCGTTCCTGCGGCGCCTCGCCATGGTTGCCTTCACAGGCTTCAGCAACGGTATTGAGCAGCTTGCGCGCCGGATGCTCCTTGAACAGGAACATGCGTCGATCCTGTACCGCCACTTTGACGTAGGGCACCAGCATGCGGCCGATCTTGCGACGTATGTCGGCATCGTATTGCGGGCCATCGAGCAACACGTCGAACAGCAACGCAACCAGATCCACCGCATCCTCGTCGAGGCCATCCAGATGCAGGTTGTCGCTTTTGACCCCAAGCTTGCGGGCACCGCCCAGTACCTCGCTGCGCAGTTGTTCAGCCAGCGATTGCCGGGAATCGCGTTTGGTCGGTTCGAATTGCGTGGGCATGTCGCGCTGCATCAGCGACAGGATCGACATCAGTTCGTTGGAACTCAGGGTTTGGGCTGGTCCGGTTCCGCCCTGATTCCCGAGAATGGCCCCCTGGCTGGAGCGCCACCCCTGCAGGAGGCCCAGAAGATTTGCGAATACTGCCTGGTCGGCCGGTGACGGCGGCTGCGACATCGTTTGTGCGGCGCCATCGTCACCTTGTTCGACATGCGCAGGCGGCTTCGGTGCTTCTGCCCTGGCTGTGGCGCGTAGTTGGGGCAGCACCCCCGCGGATACCAGCAGAGTATTGCTGCGCTCATAGCTCTGGCTCAGCGCCGTCGCCAGTTCGCGTTCAAAAAACTTGAACACGACGATGCGCACGCCAGCGTCGAGTTCGACACCTTCCAGCGACCGGCGCAGCAGGCTCGCGATATAGACCGGATTCAACGGATTGTCGAGGCCATCCAGCGATTCGCGGCCAGTCAGGTATGCCAGTCGCTTGCCGAGCAATTCCAGCCCGGGTGCATGCATGCGGGTCAGGCTGTCGGCAAGCTGCTCATTCGCGAGTTGCTCCTCGAGGGCATCCTCGCTGATCAGGGCCAGCCTGTTGCCGGCGATATCCGATGCCGCACTGCGTGGATCGCGCAAGGCCCGGAAACCAGCAATCAGTCCTTGCTCGAAACGCTGCCCGATCTGGCTGCGGGCACGGCGCAGGTCGCGCAGCGCATTCAGCCCGAAGTCGTCCTGGCCGGATTCGCTGCGCTGGAACAGATAATCGTCGACTCGCCCGAGTGTGGCATCCAGGGCCGGCTTCAACTTTTCGAGCGCAATTTTCTGCAAAGCATCAAGCAGCAACGTCGGGTCTTGCCAACGTTGACCAATGGGATCGATGGGGGAGTCGGATGACATCAAGGTGCCTGAACACAATTGACCGCACCTTACACACTAGGTCACTTTCTGTCACAGGTTGTTGACATGCGTCATGTTTTGACGCGCAAAGGCGGGCTGCAAACGTATGCAAGCCAGCCCTACGACACCATTCGATCCCAGAATCCCTTCACTCCGTCCAGGAAGGTCGCGGACTTCGGCGAATGCCGGCGCGCGTCTTCGCCGCCGAAGGTGGATTCGAACTGCTCCAGCAGCGTGCGCTGTTCGGCGGTCAGGTTGACCGGGGTTTCCACCTCGACCTTGCAATACAGGTCGCCCGGGTGGCGGCTGCGCACGGATTTCACCCCGCGGTCGCGCAG
This genomic interval carries:
- a CDS encoding DUF1631 family protein — protein: MCSGTLMSSDSPIDPIGQRWQDPTLLLDALQKIALEKLKPALDATLGRVDDYLFQRSESGQDDFGLNALRDLRRARSQIGQRFEQGLIAGFRALRDPRSAASDIAGNRLALISEDALEEQLANEQLADSLTRMHAPGLELLGKRLAYLTGRESLDGLDNPLNPVYIASLLRRSLEGVELDAGVRIVVFKFFERELATALSQSYERSNTLLVSAGVLPQLRATARAEAPKPPAHVEQGDDGAAQTMSQPPSPADQAVFANLLGLLQGWRSSQGAILGNQGGTGPAQTLSSNELMSILSLMQRDMPTQFEPTKRDSRQSLAEQLRSEVLGGARKLGVKSDNLHLDGLDEDAVDLVALLFDVLLDGPQYDADIRRKIGRMLVPYVKVAVQDRRMFLFKEHPARKLLNTVAEACEGNHGEAPQERELLGHVDSTIDRLVSEFNEDVAIFETLEQELRSYMAQHRKRFELAEKRAAEAQRGRERLEHARSATNALLAQHRGERELPAVMNEFLSGYASHHLIQVMLRDGHGSPRYEEAVQAVDDLLLAFDHAELRTPAAEIPALPRKGFEAILSSSGCLGGAADAAIDSLQDALVRMAGGERAADNTTHLPEQQVAPEPVASTEPEPLLEVVAGTDRLDFDPSGLERMRKLQVGSWIQLATSADRIEPAKVSWVSPISGRLLLVNRRGIRVLVASAEELAAMAKLGKVSLRDGETPFEDAMYQVAGRLQQAANQG